From one Candidatus Rhodoluna planktonica genomic stretch:
- a CDS encoding Rv3235 family protein, with amino-acid sequence MAANKNEKNEQDPDIAKANSNEAEAKPAKKKSQPNKKRPSSKKPEPRNVSNPIEEAEFFGKKYNKTSELPDPELILRALAIGVIEVISGTRSAFQLARLLSDGVLERLVQRAIDAQQQRDALGIKAKHQHFTVGSIKTTYPREGVVESAVIMTSPTRNRAVAIRLEGFNDRWRAVALSVL; translated from the coding sequence ATGGCCGCAAATAAAAATGAAAAGAATGAGCAAGATCCAGACATAGCCAAAGCCAATAGCAACGAAGCTGAAGCGAAGCCGGCAAAAAAGAAAAGCCAGCCGAATAAGAAACGACCGTCTAGCAAAAAACCAGAACCGCGCAATGTCTCAAACCCAATCGAAGAAGCAGAGTTCTTCGGCAAAAAATACAACAAAACTTCCGAATTACCTGACCCAGAGCTAATTTTGCGAGCTTTGGCTATTGGGGTTATCGAAGTTATCTCAGGCACCAGAAGTGCTTTCCAACTTGCTCGACTACTCAGTGACGGGGTTCTCGAGCGACTCGTCCAGCGAGCTATCGATGCTCAGCAACAGCGCGATGCGCTAGGAATCAAAGCCAAGCATCAGCACTTCACGGTCGGTTCAATCAAAACCACCTACCCTCGCGAAGGGGTAGTTGAATCGGCGGTAATCATGACATCACCGACTCGAAATCGAGCCGTTGCGATTCGCCTCGAAGGATTCAACGATCGGTGGCGTGCTGTTGCACTTTCGGTGCTGTAA
- the secA gene encoding preprotein translocase subunit SecA has translation MANIIDKLLRAGEGRVLARLRNYAEAINALEENFTALSDEELRNETTTLRDRYASGESLDDLLPEAFAAVREASKRTLGLRHFDVQLMGGAALHLGNIAEMRTGEGKTLVATLPAYLNAIAGRGVHIVTVNDFLAGYQSELMGRVFRALGMTTGCILSGQDPQERREQYLADITYGTNNEFGFDYLRDNMAWQQSDMVQRGHFYAIVDEVDSILIDEARTPLIISGPASGDANRWFAEFAKIAEKLQPVIDYEVDEKKRTIGILEPGIEKVEDYLGIENLYESANTPLISFLNNSIRAKALFKRDKDYVVMDGEVLIVDEHTGRILAGRRYNEGIHQAIEAKEGVEVKAENQTLATITLQNYFRLYKKLSGMTGTAETEAAEFMSTYKLGVVPIPTNKPMIRIDQPDLIYKNEEVKFNMVVADIVERHKTGQPVLVGTTSVEKSEYLSKLLAKAGVRHEVLNAKNHAREAAIVAQAGRLGAVTVATNMAGRGTDIMLGGNAEFLTVEALQKRNLDADENPAEYQAAWEQEFAKIKEEVAIEAEKVLSVGGLYVLGTERHESRRIDNQLRGRAGRQGDQGESRFYLSLTDDLMRLFNSGAASALMNRSGVPDEMAIESKVVSRAIASAQSQVEGRNAEIRKNVLKYDDVLNRQREAIYNDRRHILEGDDIADRVEGFLEDAIANIVESHISDSAGSDWNLDALWAELKTIYQIGLEIQEVLAEAGNRSKLTRAWLTREIVSDAKLAYLKRAESIGEEAMRELERRVVLSVVDRRWRDHLYEMDYLKEGIGLRAMAQRDPLVEYQREGYGMFQQMMGAIKEEVVGYLFNIEVSVQPAVTEVDQSALTYISPNEDGNAEVHQGNEAAKPATPRRAAPNSNAANEAKPDSGAGSSFFRS, from the coding sequence GCGTCCGGCGAGTCTCTCGATGATTTGCTACCAGAGGCATTCGCAGCGGTTCGCGAAGCTTCAAAGCGCACGCTTGGCTTGCGTCACTTCGATGTGCAGCTCATGGGTGGTGCGGCTCTGCACCTGGGCAACATTGCTGAAATGCGTACCGGTGAAGGTAAGACTTTGGTCGCTACCTTGCCTGCCTACCTAAATGCAATTGCAGGTCGTGGCGTCCACATCGTGACTGTTAACGACTTCTTGGCTGGCTACCAGAGTGAATTGATGGGTCGCGTATTTCGTGCCCTAGGCATGACCACGGGCTGCATCCTGTCGGGGCAAGATCCTCAAGAACGCCGCGAGCAGTACTTGGCTGACATCACTTACGGAACCAACAACGAGTTTGGTTTCGACTATCTTCGCGACAACATGGCCTGGCAGCAGTCAGACATGGTTCAGCGCGGCCACTTTTACGCGATTGTCGACGAGGTTGACTCAATCCTTATCGATGAGGCCAGAACTCCGCTGATTATTTCTGGTCCAGCCTCGGGTGACGCTAACCGTTGGTTCGCCGAATTTGCCAAGATTGCTGAAAAACTGCAGCCGGTCATCGACTATGAAGTAGATGAAAAGAAGCGCACCATCGGCATTCTCGAGCCCGGTATTGAAAAAGTAGAAGATTACCTAGGTATTGAAAACCTCTATGAGTCGGCAAACACACCGCTCATCTCGTTTTTGAATAATTCGATTCGTGCGAAGGCCTTGTTCAAGCGCGACAAAGACTACGTGGTCATGGATGGTGAAGTTCTAATCGTTGATGAACACACCGGACGCATCTTGGCCGGTCGACGCTACAACGAGGGTATTCACCAAGCGATTGAAGCTAAAGAGGGTGTCGAGGTAAAGGCCGAGAACCAGACTTTGGCTACCATCACGCTGCAGAACTATTTCCGCCTTTACAAAAAACTCTCCGGCATGACCGGTACCGCTGAAACTGAAGCGGCTGAGTTCATGAGTACTTACAAGCTTGGGGTTGTCCCAATTCCAACCAACAAGCCGATGATTCGCATCGACCAGCCAGATTTGATTTACAAGAATGAAGAAGTCAAATTCAACATGGTTGTTGCCGATATCGTTGAGCGCCACAAAACCGGACAGCCGGTTTTGGTTGGTACCACCAGCGTCGAAAAGAGCGAGTATCTTTCGAAATTGTTGGCTAAAGCCGGGGTTCGCCACGAAGTTTTGAACGCTAAAAACCATGCCCGTGAGGCGGCAATTGTTGCCCAGGCAGGTCGACTAGGTGCGGTCACGGTGGCAACCAATATGGCCGGTCGCGGTACCGACATCATGCTCGGTGGTAATGCTGAATTCCTCACTGTCGAAGCACTGCAGAAACGCAACCTCGACGCCGATGAAAACCCAGCCGAGTACCAGGCAGCCTGGGAACAAGAATTTGCCAAGATCAAAGAAGAAGTTGCGATTGAGGCTGAGAAAGTTCTAAGTGTCGGTGGCTTGTACGTGTTGGGTACTGAGCGTCACGAATCACGCCGCATCGACAACCAGCTTCGCGGTCGTGCGGGTCGCCAGGGCGATCAGGGTGAATCTCGTTTCTATCTATCCCTAACCGACGACCTGATGCGTTTGTTCAATTCTGGTGCCGCCAGCGCTCTAATGAACCGCTCGGGTGTTCCAGACGAAATGGCTATCGAATCAAAGGTGGTCAGTCGGGCAATCGCGTCTGCGCAATCTCAGGTTGAGGGCCGCAACGCTGAAATTCGCAAAAACGTTTTGAAGTATGACGATGTGCTCAACCGTCAGCGTGAAGCAATTTACAATGACCGTCGCCACATTCTTGAGGGTGATGACATCGCCGATCGCGTTGAAGGCTTCCTTGAAGATGCAATCGCCAACATTGTTGAGAGCCACATCTCAGACAGTGCGGGCAGCGACTGGAACCTAGATGCTCTGTGGGCAGAGTTGAAGACCATTTACCAAATCGGTCTAGAAATCCAAGAGGTTTTGGCTGAAGCAGGAAACCGCTCGAAACTAACCCGTGCCTGGCTAACCCGAGAAATCGTCAGCGATGCCAAGCTTGCCTATCTAAAGCGCGCCGAGTCAATCGGCGAAGAAGCAATGCGTGAACTTGAGCGTCGAGTTGTGCTTTCGGTTGTTGACCGCAGATGGCGTGACCACCTCTACGAGATGGATTACCTCAAAGAAGGTATTGGCCTTCGAGCTATGGCGCAACGCGACCCGCTGGTTGAATACCAGCGCGAGGGTTACGGAATGTTCCAGCAGATGATGGGTGCCATCAAAGAAGAGGTAGTCGGTTACCTGTTCAACATTGAAGTTTCGGTCCAGCCAGCAGTTACAGAAGTTGATCAGTCTGCCTTGACCTACATTTCACCTAACGAGGATGGCAACGCCGAGGTTCACCAAGGCAACGAGGCTGCCAAGCCGGCCACTCCTCGAAGAGCGGCTCCAAACAGCAATGCTGCTAATGAAGCCAAACCCGATAGTGGCGCAGGAAGTAGTTTCTTTAGGTCATAA